One genomic window of Undibacterium cyanobacteriorum includes the following:
- the ptsP gene encoding phosphoenolpyruvate--protein phosphotransferase gives MASFTLQGIPVSRGITIGRAHLLRPAAMDVQHYLIAQEQVEAEVLRLQQAIEQVQRDLQSLWSDLPTDAPTELGAFLDVHALILSDPMLSEAPLDIIRTRHYNAEWALVTQVDVLSAQFDEIEDEYLRERKADIQQVAERVLKILTGTAQQLPRALGVDEQNANMIVVARDISPADMMQFRDVAFTGFVTDEGGTNSHTAIVSRSLGIPAVVGLGNASQLIEHDDWLIIDSDAGVVIVAPSPLLISQYRDRQAQILKERKKLSKLKKTPAITLDGVEIQLLANIELPEDAHAAMEVGASGVGLFRSEFLFMGRTGAEAVLPTEEEQFQAYKTAVQTMKGRAVTIRTLDVGADKPLDSAEHNILNPALGLRAIRYCLKEPKIFLTQLRAILRASAFGHVHILIPMLAHAFEIDQSLAMIEQAKQELRSEGVDFDVNVKVGAMIEVPAAALSLPMFVKKLDFLSIGTNDLIQYTLAIDRADHEVAHLYNDTHPAILQLLDMTVSAADRAGIPVAICGGMAGDIKLTRLLISMGFRELSMPAAILPEIKQEILRSDIGRLQPYVKKILRSYEPKLIQDLLGVIRTQEFS, from the coding sequence GTGGCGTCGTTTACTTTGCAAGGCATTCCAGTTTCACGCGGTATCACGATTGGACGAGCTCATCTTTTACGTCCAGCGGCGATGGATGTGCAACACTATCTTATCGCTCAAGAACAAGTTGAAGCTGAAGTACTACGCTTGCAGCAAGCGATTGAGCAGGTTCAACGTGACTTACAATCACTCTGGTCAGATTTGCCAACTGATGCGCCGACCGAGCTTGGTGCTTTTCTCGATGTACATGCCTTAATCTTGTCGGACCCGATGTTGTCGGAGGCACCGCTCGATATTATTCGCACCCGCCATTACAACGCCGAGTGGGCCTTGGTAACCCAAGTCGATGTGCTTTCAGCGCAATTCGATGAGATCGAAGATGAATATCTGCGCGAGCGCAAGGCGGATATTCAACAAGTTGCCGAGCGTGTTTTAAAGATCCTGACGGGGACAGCGCAACAGCTGCCGCGCGCTTTAGGTGTTGATGAACAAAACGCAAACATGATTGTCGTAGCGCGTGATATTTCGCCTGCTGACATGATGCAATTTCGTGATGTGGCCTTCACCGGTTTTGTGACTGATGAAGGTGGTACCAATTCGCATACCGCTATCGTCTCACGTAGTTTAGGTATACCCGCCGTCGTGGGACTTGGCAATGCATCACAACTTATCGAACACGATGATTGGTTGATTATCGACAGCGACGCTGGCGTTGTGATCGTTGCTCCATCACCGCTCTTGATTTCGCAATATCGAGATCGACAAGCGCAGATCTTGAAAGAGCGCAAAAAGTTATCAAAACTAAAGAAAACACCCGCGATCACGCTCGATGGTGTTGAGATCCAATTATTGGCCAATATTGAATTGCCGGAAGATGCTCATGCAGCGATGGAAGTTGGCGCGTCGGGTGTGGGTTTGTTCCGCTCTGAATTTTTGTTCATGGGACGCACTGGAGCCGAAGCTGTATTGCCCACTGAAGAGGAACAGTTTCAAGCTTATAAAACTGCAGTCCAGACCATGAAGGGACGTGCTGTCACGATTCGGACGCTCGACGTTGGCGCCGATAAACCGCTGGATAGTGCTGAGCATAATATTCTGAATCCAGCGCTTGGTTTGCGAGCAATTCGTTACTGTTTGAAAGAGCCAAAAATATTCCTGACGCAATTGCGGGCGATCTTGCGGGCCTCAGCGTTTGGACATGTTCATATTTTGATCCCGATGTTAGCCCACGCTTTCGAAATCGATCAGTCTCTCGCGATGATTGAGCAAGCCAAGCAGGAGCTTCGTTCAGAGGGCGTTGATTTCGATGTCAATGTAAAAGTTGGTGCGATGATCGAAGTGCCGGCTGCAGCACTGAGTTTGCCGATGTTTGTAAAGAAGCTCGATTTCTTATCGATCGGTACCAATGACTTGATTCAGTACACGCTAGCGATTGATCGCGCTGACCATGAGGTCGCGCATTTGTACAACGACACCCATCCAGCAATTTTGCAACTGCTTGATATGACAGTCAGTGCAGCGGATCGGGCCGGCATTCCCGTTGCCATTTGCGGCGGTATGGCGGGGGACATTAAGTTGACGCGCCTATTGATCTCAATGGGTTTTCGTGAGTTATCGATGCCCGCAGCTATCCTGCCGGAAATCAAACAAGAAATTCTGCGCAGTGATATCGGACGCTTGCAGCCCTATGTCAAAAAGATACTTCGTAGCTACGAACCTAAGTTAATCCAAGACTTACTTGGCGTTATACGCACACAAGAATTTTCATAG
- a CDS encoding HPr family phosphocarrier protein: MIQQEIEIINKLGLHARASAKLTQLGGKFKSEVWLTRNNRRVNGKSIMGVMMLAAGKGSKILLETNGEDEQACFDAIAALINDKFGEGE; this comes from the coding sequence ATGATTCAGCAAGAGATCGAGATTATCAATAAGTTGGGACTGCATGCCCGTGCCTCGGCGAAGTTGACGCAGCTCGGTGGTAAATTCAAAAGTGAAGTCTGGCTGACGCGCAATAATCGTCGTGTAAACGGTAAGTCCATCATGGGTGTGATGATGCTTGCCGCTGGCAAAGGTAGCAAGATTTTGCTGGAAACAAATGGCGAAGATGAACAGGCTTGTTTTGATGCGATTGCGGCGCTCATCAATGATAAGTTTGGCGAAGGTGAGTAA
- a CDS encoding PTS sugar transporter subunit IIA, translated as MVGLLLLTHAPLGSAFIQAASHVFRGRPERIEAIDVIADQNLDEVNQLAREAINRLNDGSGVLVLTDITGGTPANCCMKLADPTEVAVVAGISLPMLLRAITYRHDTLDVVVEMALAGGQNGATRVDNRIRIGAT; from the coding sequence ATGGTTGGTTTGCTTTTACTGACGCATGCACCACTTGGGTCGGCTTTTATACAGGCCGCCTCCCATGTTTTTCGCGGAAGACCTGAGCGTATCGAGGCGATTGATGTCATCGCTGATCAAAATTTGGACGAAGTGAATCAGCTAGCACGTGAAGCGATCAATCGTCTCAATGATGGCTCCGGAGTGTTGGTATTGACGGATATTACCGGTGGTACTCCAGCGAATTGTTGCATGAAGTTGGCGGACCCAACCGAGGTTGCAGTGGTTGCCGGGATTAGTCTGCCGATGCTGTTACGTGCGATTACCTATCGACATGACACCTTGGATGTGGTGGTCGAAATGGCCCTTGCGGGAGGCCAAAATGGCGCCACAAGAGTCGACAATCGCATTCGCATCGGCGCGACATAA
- the gshB gene encoding glutathione synthase produces MKIAFITDPLSTFKIYKDSTFVMMREAARRGHQLFAFEPQDMALVNGVVKARACSINLTGNSDVWYEEGEKIDLALQEFDAVLQRKDPPFDMEYIYATYLLDLAEKAGVKVFNKPSAIRDHNEKLSIAQFTQFTTPTLVTRDAKRIREFFAEHQDIILKPLDGMGGAGIFRIGADGMNLGSVIETLTSNGAHTIMVQKYIPAIVHGDKRILLIGGKVVPFALARIPQNGEVRGNLAAGGVGVAQELSARDREIAESLAPTLYQRGLLLVGLDVIGDCLTEVNVTSPTCFQEIMQQKGFDVAAMFIDALEHAVSA; encoded by the coding sequence ATGAAAATCGCTTTCATCACTGATCCCTTATCAACTTTTAAAATCTATAAGGATTCGACTTTTGTCATGATGCGCGAGGCAGCGCGCCGTGGTCACCAGTTATTTGCCTTCGAACCGCAAGATATGGCCTTGGTGAATGGTGTGGTGAAGGCGCGTGCGTGTTCAATTAACTTGACTGGCAATAGCGATGTTTGGTACGAAGAAGGCGAGAAAATCGATCTAGCCTTGCAAGAGTTCGATGCGGTTTTGCAGCGCAAAGATCCACCGTTTGATATGGAATACATTTATGCCACCTACTTGCTCGATCTTGCCGAGAAAGCGGGAGTAAAAGTATTCAATAAACCATCGGCGATTCGCGATCACAATGAAAAACTCAGTATTGCGCAATTCACTCAGTTCACGACGCCGACTTTGGTGACGCGGGACGCTAAACGTATTCGTGAATTTTTCGCCGAGCATCAAGATATTATTTTGAAGCCGCTTGATGGGATGGGCGGTGCGGGCATTTTCCGCATCGGTGCCGACGGCATGAATTTGGGCTCTGTCATTGAAACCTTGACCTCAAATGGTGCCCACACCATCATGGTACAAAAATACATTCCTGCGATTGTTCATGGCGATAAACGCATTCTGCTGATCGGCGGGAAAGTCGTTCCATTTGCATTGGCGCGCATTCCACAGAATGGCGAAGTGCGTGGTAATTTAGCCGCGGGTGGGGTTGGTGTCGCTCAAGAGCTCAGTGCGAGAGATCGTGAAATTGCTGAAAGTTTGGCTCCGACTCTATACCAACGCGGCTTGTTGCTGGTAGGATTAGACGTTATTGGAGACTGTCTGACGGAAGTCAATGTGACGAGCCCGACTTGTTTTCAAGAGATCATGCAACAAAAAGGTTTTGATGTCGCAGCGATGTTTATCGATGCGCTTGAACACGCCGTCAGCGCGTAA
- the gshA gene encoding glutamate--cysteine ligase, which yields MVPHLATALNGPLLEFEKKILEATPAIERWFRLEWQEHTPPFYCSVDMRNSGFKLAPVDTNLFPGGFNHLSSEVLPLAVQASMAAIEKYCPDARNLLVIPEERPCGTAYWQNIARQMQIYRQTGLNVRLGSLDENMKEARNIALPDGSELTIEPLQRSANGRRLGLKNFDPCTILLNNDLSEKIPTILENIHEQTLLPPLHAGWAMRRKTNHFASYDEVVKKFAKMVEIDPWMINPFYAKVTDVNFDEGTGLEALMSTVDTILSKIKKKYKEYGIKEKPFVIVKANAGTCGMGIMTVRDSREVLELNAKQKSKMTVVKDGRAVREFIVQEGVYTFEQIDETVAEPVVYMIDRYVVGGFYRVHQDRGVDENLNAPGMEFVPLAFAQQHAVPDMRAKPGTAAPNRFYMYGVVARLALLAASLELEKTDPHPEIY from the coding sequence ATGGTTCCGCATCTTGCGACTGCGCTCAACGGTCCTTTGCTTGAGTTTGAAAAGAAAATTTTGGAAGCGACACCCGCGATTGAGCGTTGGTTCCGTCTCGAATGGCAGGAGCATACTCCGCCATTTTATTGTTCGGTTGACATGCGCAACTCGGGCTTCAAGTTGGCACCCGTCGATACCAATTTATTCCCAGGCGGTTTTAATCATCTTTCGTCCGAGGTCTTGCCCTTAGCAGTACAAGCTTCGATGGCGGCCATTGAAAAATACTGTCCTGATGCACGCAATTTATTGGTGATTCCTGAGGAGCGTCCTTGCGGTACTGCGTATTGGCAAAACATTGCGCGACAAATGCAAATCTATCGCCAAACGGGATTGAATGTCCGTCTCGGAAGTCTTGATGAAAACATGAAGGAGGCACGTAATATCGCGCTGCCTGATGGAAGTGAATTGACCATCGAACCTTTACAAAGATCTGCTAACGGTCGCCGTCTAGGATTGAAGAATTTCGATCCCTGTACGATTTTGTTGAATAATGATTTGTCCGAAAAGATTCCGACCATTCTCGAAAATATTCACGAACAGACTTTGCTGCCGCCACTGCACGCAGGTTGGGCGATGCGACGCAAGACGAATCACTTTGCTAGTTATGATGAAGTGGTCAAGAAGTTCGCCAAAATGGTGGAGATTGATCCGTGGATGATCAATCCGTTTTATGCCAAAGTGACGGATGTTAATTTTGATGAAGGCACGGGTCTCGAAGCCTTGATGTCGACGGTTGATACCATCCTTTCTAAGATCAAGAAAAAATACAAAGAATACGGCATCAAAGAAAAGCCTTTCGTGATTGTCAAAGCGAATGCTGGCACTTGCGGCATGGGTATTATGACGGTGCGTGATTCGCGTGAGGTACTCGAACTCAACGCTAAGCAGAAATCGAAGATGACAGTGGTCAAAGATGGACGTGCAGTGCGTGAGTTTATCGTGCAAGAAGGTGTGTACACCTTTGAGCAGATCGATGAGACTGTGGCTGAACCGGTGGTCTACATGATCGACCGCTACGTGGTTGGTGGTTTTTACCGTGTTCATCAAGATCGTGGTGTTGATGAGAATCTCAATGCGCCAGGGATGGAGTTTGTGCCCTTGGCCTTCGCTCAACAACATGCGGTTCCGGATATGCGTGCCAAGCCCGGCACAGCTGCTCCGAATCGTTTCTATATGTACGGTGTCGTGGCGCGTTTGGCATTATTGGCGGCCTCACTGGAGTTAGAGAAAACTGATCCACATCCAGAAATCTATTAA
- a CDS encoding antibiotic biosynthesis monooxygenase family protein, whose translation MILELADIRIQAGKQAEFDQAILKGLNEVIAHAKGYRGFKVNKGIESPERYVLMIFWDTLENHTIDFRQSEAFTAWRAIVGPYFAVPPVVEHFDLLGKSV comes from the coding sequence ATGATTTTGGAATTAGCAGATATCCGTATCCAGGCGGGCAAACAAGCGGAGTTTGATCAAGCAATCTTGAAAGGCCTGAATGAAGTGATCGCCCATGCGAAGGGATATCGTGGCTTTAAGGTCAACAAGGGGATTGAATCACCAGAGCGTTACGTGCTGATGATCTTTTGGGATACCTTGGAAAACCACACGATAGACTTCCGTCAATCGGAGGCTTTTACTGCATGGCGCGCGATTGTCGGCCCGTATTTCGCGGTGCCACCAGTGGTTGAGCACTTTGATTTATTGGGCAAGTCAGTCTGA
- a CDS encoding AI-2E family transporter yields the protein MSKHQSTSKLVQAHVSKSEWASYFLAAIALFLVLKMGLLVALFSGLVLYSLVRLLVPTIQRRVSNRYARLIAVGFLSSLVIVSLSVGIWGLIAFFRSDAGNLQTLMQKLADMVEASRQQLPMWISSAIPEDVDGLKRILIDTLREHAGEAKVLGQEAGHIIVHVLLGMIIASMVALQDANPEHSKRPFALALSQRLENLAEIFHRVVFAQVRISFINTIFTAIFLAVVLPMAGVHLPLVKSMIAITFIAGLIPVIGNIISNTVIVIVSLSHSLQMAVVSLSFMIVIHKLEYFLNARIIGSQVNARAWELLAAILVMETLFGLPGVVAAPVFYSYLKKELSDRQLV from the coding sequence ATGAGTAAGCATCAATCGACCAGTAAACTGGTTCAGGCGCATGTAAGTAAGTCCGAGTGGGCATCCTACTTCTTAGCAGCCATCGCATTGTTCTTGGTACTGAAGATGGGTTTGTTGGTCGCCTTATTTTCTGGGCTGGTGTTGTATTCTCTGGTGCGATTACTGGTGCCGACAATTCAGAGGCGGGTCAGCAATCGGTATGCACGTTTGATTGCCGTGGGTTTTTTATCAAGTCTTGTCATAGTCAGTCTTAGCGTCGGCATTTGGGGCTTGATTGCTTTCTTCCGTAGCGACGCTGGTAATTTGCAGACACTGATGCAGAAACTGGCGGATATGGTTGAAGCATCCCGCCAACAGTTACCGATGTGGATTAGCAGCGCAATTCCAGAAGACGTCGATGGACTAAAACGGATTCTGATTGATACGCTTCGTGAGCATGCTGGTGAAGCGAAAGTATTGGGGCAAGAGGCGGGCCATATCATTGTCCATGTTCTGCTCGGGATGATCATCGCGAGTATGGTTGCCTTGCAGGACGCCAACCCTGAGCATTCGAAGCGACCATTCGCCCTCGCTCTGTCTCAGCGATTAGAAAATTTGGCGGAGATTTTTCACCGTGTTGTGTTCGCACAGGTGAGAATTTCATTCATCAATACGATTTTTACCGCGATATTTTTGGCAGTGGTTTTACCGATGGCAGGGGTTCATCTGCCATTAGTGAAGAGTATGATCGCGATTACTTTTATTGCCGGTTTGATTCCTGTTATTGGCAATATTATTTCGAATACGGTGATTGTCATCGTCAGTCTTTCTCACTCTTTACAAATGGCGGTTGTGTCGCTGAGCTTTATGATCGTGATTCATAAGCTCGAGTATTTTCTCAATGCGCGTATTATCGGCTCACAGGTCAATGCGCGAGCGTGGGAATTGTTGGCCGCGATCTTGGTGATGGAGACCTTGTTCGGATTGCCAGGTGTCGTCGCCGCGCCGGTTTTTTATTCATATTTGAAAAAAGAATTGAGTGACCGCCAACTGGTCTAG
- a CDS encoding sensor domain-containing diguanylate cyclase, with amino-acid sequence MRKSYKQYYLLVWISLILILGFVAVLATSYYVSRETLQRGLSENALPITGDNIYSEIQKDILRPVFVSAQMANDTFVRDWVIDGEQDIGQISKYLKEVKLKNNAISSFFVSDITKNYYYPDGLLKVIKDNEPRDQWFFRVRNLKAQYETNVDPDMANRDNMTIFTNYRVVNYEGKFIGAVGIGLTLDTMKHLIDSYQTRFNRSIYFVDKKGNVVLSGSAFTHKKANIDSIPGVKTLAKQILASSKNDSLHLEYSTDTENYYLNSRYIPELGWHLLVEQSFDGELKPLHRLLMMNAAIGLGITLTVMLIVLLSIRRYQNRIEKSAATDPLTKLLNRQAFDFVFQQAILDSERSRQPLCVALLDIDHFKKINDKHGHLIGDHVLKEIAAIAKRSLRESDVICRWGGEEFLLLLKNCSLEKATSIAENLRATIAANDFSRTTDLAKGRLSLTVSMGVAEYKSNESEDSMFERADVALYQAKEAGRNSVYFSE; translated from the coding sequence ATGAGAAAGTCATACAAGCAATACTATCTATTGGTTTGGATTTCTTTAATTCTGATCCTCGGTTTTGTTGCGGTCTTGGCGACCAGCTACTATGTCTCCAGAGAGACTCTTCAACGAGGTCTGTCTGAGAATGCATTACCGATCACTGGCGACAATATTTACTCCGAGATTCAAAAAGATATTTTGCGCCCCGTATTCGTGTCGGCGCAGATGGCCAATGATACATTTGTGCGTGACTGGGTCATCGATGGTGAGCAAGACATCGGCCAGATCTCTAAGTACCTCAAAGAAGTCAAACTAAAGAACAACGCTATCTCAAGTTTCTTCGTCAGCGATATCACCAAGAATTACTATTATCCAGACGGACTTTTAAAAGTCATCAAAGACAATGAGCCACGCGACCAATGGTTCTTCCGCGTTCGCAATCTCAAAGCGCAGTACGAGACCAATGTCGACCCCGACATGGCAAATCGCGACAATATGACCATCTTTACCAATTATCGTGTGGTCAACTATGAGGGCAAGTTCATTGGTGCGGTTGGGATAGGCTTGACCTTAGATACCATGAAGCATCTGATTGATAGCTACCAAACCCGCTTCAATCGCAGTATCTACTTCGTCGATAAAAAAGGGAATGTGGTGTTGAGTGGCAGTGCTTTCACGCATAAAAAGGCGAACATCGACAGCATCCCTGGCGTAAAAACACTGGCCAAACAAATTTTGGCCAGCAGCAAGAATGACTCCTTGCATCTTGAATACAGCACCGACACAGAAAATTATTACCTGAACTCACGCTACATTCCAGAACTTGGTTGGCATCTATTGGTGGAACAAAGTTTTGATGGTGAACTCAAGCCTTTGCACCGATTGCTGATGATGAATGCTGCGATTGGCTTAGGGATTACTTTGACTGTCATGCTCATCGTTTTGCTATCGATTCGTCGATACCAGAATCGAATTGAAAAATCGGCTGCCACGGATCCACTGACAAAACTGCTTAATCGACAGGCATTCGATTTCGTGTTTCAACAAGCAATACTCGATAGTGAACGTTCACGCCAACCTCTATGCGTAGCACTTCTGGACATTGATCACTTTAAAAAAATCAATGACAAGCACGGGCACTTAATCGGTGATCATGTATTGAAAGAGATTGCCGCAATTGCCAAGCGCTCTCTGAGGGAGAGTGATGTGATATGCCGTTGGGGCGGAGAAGAGTTCTTGCTACTTCTCAAGAACTGCTCTCTTGAGAAGGCAACTTCGATCGCTGAGAATCTGCGTGCGACCATCGCAGCGAATGATTTCTCACGCACCACGGACTTGGCTAAGGGACGATTGTCCCTCACGGTTAGCATGGGTGTAGCGGAATACAAGTCCAACGAATCCGAAGACAGCATGTTCGAACGTGCTGACGTCGCACTCTACCAAGCCAAAGAAGCAGGTCGCAACAGCGTCTATTTCTCGGAATAG
- a CDS encoding Rossmann-like and DUF2520 domain-containing protein, translating into MRTLSIIGPGRVGRSLGKLFHQLEVFQITSVMSRSLESAVSSSAFIGAGEPVISIEQLSAADVFMLAVPDDEIEHQVSRLRQYALVETDCIVFHCSGSKSSSILAPLRECGAHVASVHPVRSFADPALVVSDFHGTMCGIEGDQLALQTLSAAFGAIGARVFELSPEHKLRYHAASVFASNYLVTLIDVAQQCYVAAGLDLDLAARLAQPLASKTLENCFRLGTTAALTGPIKRGDFETVQRQENDLLSLDRSIAELYKSFVPLTTEIAKRSGAE; encoded by the coding sequence ATGCGAACCCTTTCTATCATTGGTCCTGGCCGCGTTGGTCGCAGTTTAGGAAAACTGTTTCATCAACTTGAGGTTTTCCAAATTACTTCTGTGATGTCGAGAAGCCTCGAGAGTGCTGTGTCGTCGAGTGCCTTTATTGGTGCTGGCGAACCAGTGATCTCCATCGAGCAGTTGAGTGCGGCCGATGTCTTCATGTTGGCAGTGCCTGATGACGAAATAGAACATCAAGTCTCGCGCTTGCGCCAATATGCATTGGTTGAGACGGACTGCATAGTATTTCATTGTAGTGGATCGAAGTCGTCCAGCATCTTGGCGCCATTACGTGAGTGCGGTGCTCACGTCGCCTCGGTTCATCCAGTACGAAGTTTCGCGGATCCTGCGTTAGTCGTGTCGGACTTTCATGGAACCATGTGCGGTATCGAAGGTGACCAACTTGCTCTTCAAACCCTCAGCGCAGCTTTCGGTGCGATAGGCGCGCGGGTGTTTGAATTATCGCCTGAACATAAGCTTCGTTACCATGCGGCGTCTGTCTTTGCCAGCAATTATTTGGTCACATTAATCGATGTCGCTCAGCAGTGTTATGTGGCAGCGGGGCTCGACCTAGATTTGGCAGCTCGGCTAGCACAGCCATTAGCAAGTAAGACCTTAGAAAATTGTTTTCGCCTTGGCACCACTGCAGCGTTGACGGGGCCTATTAAGCGCGGTGATTTTGAAACTGTGCAGCGACAAGAAAACGATTTATTATCCTTGGATCGAAGCATCGCAGAACTGTACAAAAGCTTCGTGCCGCTCACGACTGAGATCGCCAAGCGCAGTGGCGCAGAATAG
- a CDS encoding carbonic anhydrase, with protein MTLTNAWANDPPTKPIKPASASSKEEASASAKEESKSSKETKEGKESKESKSAKSSKDAKAEEAARLKEAAAADELAAKIAEKLAVIRKEKETRPRVVGAPPLVRPYSLAPRTAERTAKAKKNEAGHEAAHWSYEGETGPMQWGKMNSANAKCDLGERQSPIDIRDGIKVDLDTINFDYKPVSFSVVDNGHTIQVNLGAGNYISVSGKTYELLQFHFHRPSEERINGRGFEMVAHLVHKDREGKLAVVAVLLEAGQNQEVIQLVWNNLPLEKNDPVKALSNIDVSKLLPAKRDYYTYMGSLTTPPCSEGVLWLVLKQTVEVSADQIGIFSRLYPMNARPIQKSAGRIIKESR; from the coding sequence ATGACGTTAACGAATGCTTGGGCCAATGATCCCCCTACTAAACCGATTAAGCCTGCCTCTGCTTCAAGCAAGGAAGAAGCTTCTGCGTCGGCGAAGGAAGAGTCCAAGTCGAGCAAAGAAACTAAAGAGGGTAAAGAAAGCAAAGAGAGTAAGTCTGCTAAATCCAGTAAAGATGCCAAAGCGGAGGAAGCCGCACGTTTGAAAGAAGCGGCAGCGGCGGATGAGCTGGCGGCGAAGATCGCTGAAAAGCTCGCGGTCATTCGAAAAGAGAAAGAGACTCGGCCACGTGTGGTGGGTGCTCCACCTCTCGTGCGGCCCTATTCCTTAGCACCTAGGACTGCCGAGCGAACAGCGAAAGCGAAGAAGAATGAGGCCGGCCATGAGGCTGCGCATTGGAGCTATGAGGGCGAAACAGGCCCAATGCAGTGGGGCAAGATGAATTCGGCAAACGCTAAGTGTGATCTTGGTGAGCGTCAGTCTCCAATCGATATACGTGACGGTATCAAAGTCGATTTAGATACTATTAATTTCGATTACAAACCAGTGTCGTTTAGCGTCGTCGACAATGGACATACGATACAAGTCAATCTTGGCGCTGGCAATTACATCAGTGTCTCTGGCAAAACTTATGAGTTGTTGCAGTTTCATTTTCATCGTCCCTCCGAGGAGCGGATTAATGGGCGTGGATTTGAGATGGTCGCGCACTTAGTCCATAAAGACCGTGAAGGTAAACTAGCGGTGGTGGCGGTATTGCTCGAGGCTGGACAAAACCAAGAAGTCATACAATTGGTATGGAATAATCTCCCTCTAGAAAAGAATGACCCTGTGAAGGCTTTGAGTAATATCGACGTCAGCAAATTATTACCGGCGAAGCGTGACTATTACACCTATATGGGCTCACTCACCACACCACCGTGCAGCGAAGGTGTGCTTTGGTTAGTCTTAAAACAAACGGTGGAAGTGTCGGCCGACCAAATCGGCATTTTCAGTCGCCTCTATCCGATGAATGCACGCCCAATTCAAAAGTCCGCTGGTCGTATTATCAAGGAATCGCGCTAA
- a CDS encoding DUF1289 domain-containing protein, with protein sequence MMLQNRCKDTGAVLSPCTKVCKISPATSLCLGCGRTLDEIAAWSRATDEYKLRVWARLESANKALVEN encoded by the coding sequence ATGATGCTACAAAATCGCTGCAAGGATACCGGCGCAGTTTTATCACCGTGCACCAAGGTCTGTAAGATTTCGCCCGCAACTTCACTTTGCCTAGGTTGCGGTAGAACTTTAGATGAGATCGCCGCATGGAGTCGAGCGACTGATGAGTACAAACTGCGCGTTTGGGCACGCTTGGAATCTGCAAATAAGGCTCTTGTCGAAAACTAA